gcgctcgtgtctttcgtgtccttcttgtctctgtgtcgtcgttttgttctcgcgctataactatcgtcatgccataccaactagcccaagctgccacacttctaaggtatACACACGCCGAGGGCGGGGCTAGTGAGAGAAACGAGTTTAGCTCGGAGGGGGAAAGAGTGCATTAGTTCTCGCCCTCTAAGAGGAGCGAGTGAGGAGGAGGAAGCGTCCACCAAGGGGCGCGCCGCCTCAAAGAAACcagcgcagagttcttcaaagcactgtggtttagggatAGGGAGGAAAAAACAGACTttgagcgggtagaattaactagaaggaggttatctgattgatgactaaagtcaaggcacgagtgaaaattagaaCCTTCACTGCTAAGTACGAATTCTCAATCTCACTatgtaaagggaaaaaaaataaatttagtttttggttcattaggtattacggcttggtggcgctagccaccgcccgatctatagggtacagccatatttatCTATCAATTCATCCACCCACCGCTTTTTCCCGGAGAAGAGAGGAGGAGGGCGCCGCCGAGCAGACTGTAAACCACCGGGTGTGGTCGTTTGTCCGAGCGCGGAATGAGCGCGTCGATGGACTtaagcaacgcctcctctagaaagatgcctgaggaatggctcgcgctcccggtggagttggcctgccttcagttttaaacaagctccgcgtggtggcactcgcgaccgacactataaTCGTCATCGACACTATAATCGGCAATCGCGACCGACACTATActcgtaaggcgctagcgtaaagcttgattaggtctagtacggtgtacgttttttttttagtattctgtactgtgtcttttttttgctccagccaccacgtggctgaggcctgcgcgtagaccgaccacgtgcatgcgcaggtgctgtgaagtgtagcgaaTTTATGTagtattgtggttctttttggcttagaccagtgtattttagtacagttttctaacacgtgggcatcgataaactgagctagccatggtcaaaaagaccgtaaagtgtccagagtgcggggtagggtggaaggtggaaattagtgcggaagagaaagcagaagatgacgccaagtgtagacagtgcgagttcgaggagaaaatgaaaaatatgatggcggtccagagtgggctcatggagaaaatcgcagagctggagaatgcattggcgaaggagcgagagaaaacgtcagccatggaggaaaggctccgggcagccgagaagggcctatcgaaggtcgtgaaggggaacgaagacgcaggtgacggcggaagcattatggcgacgaccccccgtgcgggagagatgagggaaacaggcatgacaaaggcagatacattggccacagggcccagctaccgggaagtagttttgagggagggagggagcaaaccagcagccgtggctcacgctagtcacctagtcagcagccaggtgcaggtttcagaaggaatgtctgaacaggtcatcatcgccggtgactcaaatttagtccgatgcgcagtggcaatcaaagaaagggtgaaaggcgacaagagggttgcgatagggacgttcccaggacaaacgctggggacagtaatgaggcaagcgggtgaacaactcgcagctaaagctaacaatcgtaacctcgttgtaattgcgggagggctaaatgacgtcctgaaaaaagaatcgtcaggactagcgacgaccttggcgaaaggggtggatgacatgcgcaccgtgtccccccaggtgcaaattgtagtatgcacagtaccggaagtaccagtacgtaacgtcaacctgcaaagagcggttgtcgacgcacacaaagagatatggcgaattagtcgagagaagggtttcgaggtagtggatttaaacagggaagtgcacaggtggggtggattccaaagagacaagattcatttcgataagaggcttggacacgaggtgggctggcgactggcaggacgcgcagtagcttttttggggggctcacgggcccttcggagtccggggtagctcgtaacagggaaaacaacctggaggacgctttgacaggtagaattgcgaaaaaccagaaaaaaggtaaaagaaaaaggcgcgtgttgcaattagttacataaacatgcagggtggcagaaagaaggcaaaatggttagagattgaggagcagttaaacaaagaacagataggcgtgtatgcggttacagaaacacaccttagagacttggaagagccaccacatattaaaaattatgtttgggaagggtgtaacaggaacatatcggaaaggaaaggtgggggtgtaggaatgctaattcaccgcggagccaaatgggttagagtgaaacagacgtgttcagagcacctctgggttctgggcacagtaggtggaaagaaaacgtggctaggggtagcctacttgtggacggggaataactgcagagaaaagaatcaggagatagtggattgcatgagtgcggatattaaggaatttagtaatggggccgaaatcatccttctaggggacatgaatgcccacatacatgaccttgacggatattcagacaccaatgggaagttattactagatctttgcgagcaacgtagtctggagatagttaacacggggcctaaatgtgacggccagatcacatgggaagtcggaaacaagcaatcaagtattgattattgtctcgtgactgaaggaatttaccacaaactgacagaaatgaggatagacgaggaaggcattaacagcttgggtagtgatcataaacgaataacattacaaattggatacgaaactaaaatatgagcatggaatcaaagtctggcagctcgtatttaaatgacaaacaaataataaatatagccgcaagagtcgaggaagaagtaggcgaaataccaggcaaggattgggagtatagtgagctgttacatctaatgacgaaggagatagggaaagagaagaaaactgtttgctggaagagaaaaaggaagccaaaaagttggtggaacaaggaaatccgggaggcgatcgagaagcgacgcgaagcatcacgggagcatagaaaggcaaaaaaagagaagcggccgcaggacgaagtcaaaaaaatatgggaaatatatttggagaaaaaatcccttgtacagaaattggtagaggcaaaaattaaaggtgaaagtgaacgctggatgacagagatacacgaaaaaaaggaggccgcgcctaggattttttggagccacataaaggcgctaggtaggaagtctgtcacaacgcaacaacatattctagatgaaggaggaaatcaattggaagggtacgaagcgctaggttacatccaaaaggtaacagccgattcgtttcaaaagagcgtccaggggatctccccggtgagtaaaagtgtggtggagaaagcaacagaggaagagctagtacttgataatttcaactggaaaaaggccgaaggaaaaattccaaagcgcactgccgcgggtttagatgggattcccgttagcctcattaacgaactaggacataacactaaagaagcattgttaaaagcagtagaaaaaagcttaaaggacggacaaataccggacagttggcgacaaagtagaatgaacttaatctataaaggcaagggagaaagggacaagattcgctcgtatagaccactaaccattacatcggtactatacaggttggcgatgcaagcagtaaaaacgaaaatagaaacatgggccgaacattacgatattttgggagaacttcagaacggatttcgagtcgacaggcggttagacgataacctgtttgttctgactcagtgtatagaaatatctaaaatagagaataggcccttgtacgtggcttttctagacatcactggggcatacgacaacgttaatcaggaaattttgtgggatatattgaaaggaatgggcatgggcgacgactgtatacagcttttgagggagatataccgagaaaatacagttacagcgtagagtgggaaggaatgcgtagcaaagagaaccttgaggttagcaggggtctgagacagggatgtcctttgtccccactgttattcatgctgtacatggtgagtatggaaaaagcgctagaaggtagcaacattggttttaatctgtcacacaaacagggcggcatgatgattgagcagaagcttccaggtttattttatgcggacgatatcgtcttatttgcggacagtcgagatgatatacagcagctggcgaatatatgcggaagggaaggtgaagctcttggactgggattcagtgtaacgaagtgtggattgatggtattcaatgatccctgtgatcagacggtgtccatacaaggccaagaaataccgagggtaagtgaatacaagtaccttggagtatgggtaaatgagagtgatagatacatggaggtacaggaaaaagcctcggcagcaaaaggaaagaggaatgcggcaataatgaagcacagagcgttgtggggatacaataggtatgaggtgcttcgaggtctgtggaagggtgtaatggttccagggcttacttttgggaactcagtggtgtgcatgagggcagaggtgcgatcgggaatggatgtaaatcaaaggactgtgggacgcctcgcgttgggtgctcacgggaagacgacaaacgaggctgtaaagggcgatatggggtgggcaggttttgaggcgagggaagcgcagagcaaaataaggttcgaagaaaggctaagaaatatgaaggagagtagatgggcagagaaggtgttccgttatttgtataggaagagcgtggacacacagtggagaaaaagaactagaagactcactagtaaatatacggctggtattgtgagccatatgtcaacaaagagcgttaagggaaaggtcagggaggcggagaggatttactggatggcagctatggagaaaaaaccggctctgagtaactaccgaaagggcaaaaatgaaataaggagggaggcattttacgataattcaaggggaagcgctttactgtttgaagcgagatcgggttgccttagaacgcgtagttataaagcaagattcagtaaagaagaagaacaatgcacatgctgcgggaaagataaggaaacggcggagcatgttctgattgaatgtggagatatccacccaggtgtacgtttgggcacgagcctacaggaagccttgggttttagggacaacaatggaaagcagaacacacccgcgattgaaataagtaagagacggttagagtattggtggcagaaaattggagagaaaggacaaaaataaatattggaaaaataaaatatggacagtgtgccgtaaatgacagagaacttaagctgaaaatttacctttttttccattaagatagaatttatcgaagtagaggcattaggccaacataaaaaaaaaagaaaaaagggtggtttttttttgtcgagcctggtggcatacttgtcaccaccccgttataaaggggacgctcatagcatccatccattccATCCATAATCACGGCGTTTTTTATCTgaggcccataggggcgcgtcagtcgagagttgttcaagacctgcaactgtgcaccagtGTTTCAAAGGCTATGCAaaatgttgcgttgttgcaccgtccgccacaggttacgctagcgaccgagaacattttcaaaatgaaggagagaaagggtgtggcagcagttttttttctcatgcggcaggcatcttcctagaggacgCGTTGACTTAAGCAACAAGGCATGCAGGCGAGTGATGCCTCGCCAAATCGTGCTGCTAGATGTTCCGCCATCATAGCCGGATAGTTAGTTGCCCATTAGACTCACTATAGATCACTGCCGGTCGGTGCCAGGTTTCGAGAAACTTCTTCGCGCCTAGGCGATACCGCTCACGAAAGAGGTGGAACCAGACCCCCTTCCgcacttttgcaagcacttcgtgaaGGCCCGGAAGTCTCGCCTAGTAATTGGCCTCGCATCGAGTCGACCaaaagtctggcaactgacttatggaacgccaaacagaacctgcCATGTGGTCCATCGCTAATTCAGTGATGGAAGCAGCATTTTGCTTTTTGCAGCAGATTCTGGGGCATAAAAAAGTGGTGGTTTGGAGCAGCCTTAAGTGCCTTCGGAGCAGAAAGAAATGCTAGTTTAGGGTGGCTATTGGTGTTTTCAAAGCAGATACACGTTCCTAACAACTCCTGAAGACgggcatactagcgccaataaaaaaaaaaaaaaactcctgaaGACAGAAGCATCATTTAGGTATttcataaatatttatatttattatcaAATATGCAGTGCACTAGTATACAGTTAGTTAGAGGGAGGGGGTTCGGACTTTCCTTTTGTTCAGATTGGGGAGGACTTCAATTGCAAGTGTCCCCCTTGAGATTTACCGTAGATTTAGCACATAGTATAATTGAGTTAAAAGTTACAAAAAAGTGCAATGAACTTTTTAAACGACTGCCTTTTCACTGCGTACCTGTGTTAACTGTTCCTCAGCCATGTGAAATATGGAAATCGCGAAAAGTGTTAAAAAACAGTGAACAGAACAATGCATTTGCTCAGGCTTGGACCCCATGCTCGtgattaaagacgatagtctttcttggagacctttgataaaaaaattttggtctgtccgtctatctgtctgtctgtaaatttgttCGTTTGTCCGCTCTTCACACTACCCTAAACGGCACCTAATTGgccaaacaatactccaaacagccgatcccatccgcagcgcccaccaatattgctcaagattcagcgttcatacttgtctgattgacaattaaaaaacaattacaGCACATacatgaggcaccataacaacacattaatattctgtatgtgtgtcttttttatagaaaaggtatacataagtaattctaaggaccttaGCGTTTACCGCACCGCGCTGAGCATGCAACACTTGCAGTAAAAAACAAGTGTTTCCAACAATTTGCTATAATGATACGGCAGTGGCACTTACCCATCACCTTGCGTTCtaaaccttatcacctcagaggcGGGTGCGCACgtcacgcgcttcgttttccaggataactgccagatagcgctcatgtctcacgtgtgatgtgacttgacgcgctcattcgcctccgttgcacgctcgaggaactctaacgcagggcctccagaataccattcactgattttttttgcccagaacatcaaataaacgttttgttcactctctccagacgcaagactgtcgtctttcgacgacatttgcagtgtaacaagcagatatggggccaatttaaaaaaaaaattatttcaaagCATGATTTTCAGAGTGGACGTGAAAACGTTGCTTTTCCACGACAGTGGCACACTATCCGTAGCCATACGCACTAAGTAGGTGACATCTGCCCATGCAGACCAGCGTAAACACTTTGCCTCTCGAGGAATTGGGAACTGCACGGCATCTGCTAGCACATGCAAGGCACGCACATCGGCGTCTTTGCTATGCACGATCTGCATCTTACAGGAATGCTCCCTAGTATGACGCCAGATGCAGAGTTGAAGTTAGTACCGATTGCGTACAGCAAGGACGCAATCGGTGTTCCAATTGCGTGCACTGGCAAGTACAGTGGGGTTCCGTGTACTTCGATAGGCAAAGCGTCCATGCAGGCCTTGTCTACTTACGCCAACGACGGCTAGTTCTGCATTGTTATATTTTGGGCAACTTTTTTGCAACCCTTTCATTTCTTATGTAAATGAAGATACAAccgctattaaaaaaaaaaaaacggccaccATGGCCTGGTGACTTGTGGTTTTTCTGGATTTACACCATTGAGTAGCATACTTAGATGAGCGTGTACATAGCTGCTTTGTGTATTTTTTAGGCCCACTGGATAGTCACACGGTTAAAATTCATTACTTTTAGTTTCACAACACCATTTGGGAGCAGGTTTGAAGCAAGTACTAGCgaatattgcactttggagcgACATTTTTCTTGTGGAGaagtttggagcaattggagcagcacttccatcactgctaaTTTGTGGACGTCACATTCCAGACTCACTCGGAGTCAAACTCACAAAAATATTACTCACGCAGATTCACTGAGACTCGCCGCTTGATCTGAGTCTGTGAGTCGACTCAAGAGTGGTTTCGTTGACCTATGGTGAGTGTATGCATGTGTTCGATCAGGTGACCTTCTATGGAAAAGGGGTGAGTAGCAGTGAATATAGGAAAAGGGCCCCTCTGCTTCATTGGTGCGCGTGTGCCCAATGAGGTGGCCTTTTATTGAAAAGAATACATTGCTGTGGACAGACGAGGGACAGTTTCTTCCTTGAGTATACATGTCCCTAATGAGTTTGCATTTCACTGAACATGATGCATTGCAGTGAACACAGGAAAATGGATTCACTCATCTGTACAGGCAGATTTGTCTCATGAGGATCTCTTCTAAAAAGTATTTATTACAGTAGAAACAGGAACAGGGCCTCTATAAAATATGCATGCAGATGTCTTTCGAGGAGGCTTTCTACACAAAGAATGCAAGAAAATAGATGCTCTCACGTGTGCTTTCGCATGTGTCTTGTGAGGTTCTTTTTGTCTATAAAAGATGCATTGCAatggacacaggaaaatggacgctctcctgtgtgctttcGCATGTGTCTTGTGAGGtcctttttttctgcaaaagatgcattgcagtggacacagcaaaatggacgctctcctgtgtgctttcGCATGTGTCTTGTGAGGtcctttttttctgcaaaagatgcattgcacttgacacaggaaaatggacgctctcctgtgtgctttcGCATGTGTCTTGTAAGGTTCTTTTATTCTGCAAAAGATGCATTGCAatggacacaggaaaatggacgctctcctgtgtgctttcGCACGTGTCTTACAAGATGGCTTTTCTGCAGAAAGgacgcattgcagtggacacaggaaaatggtcgctctcctgtgtgcttGAGGATGTGCTTCAAAATGGAAGTTCTGTACAtaaaagaagcattgcagtggatacaggaaaatggacgctctccagtGTGCTTGCGGATGTGCCTCATGAGGGAGTTTTTCTGTATATAAGAAGCATTGCAATAGACACAGGAAAATGGATGCTCacctgtgtgagtgcgcatgtggTCAGTGAGGAGGCCTTTAAGcgaaaaagaagcattgcagtggGCACAAGAGAAGGGCCGTTCTCCTGTGTGTGTGCGAATGTGTCTAATGAGGGTACATTTTGTCACAAAAGATGCACTGCAGCTGACACAGGAAAATGGCCCCTCTcttgtgtgaacgcgcatgtgctCATTGAGGTGGTTTTTTATCGAAAAAGATGCCCTGCAGAGGGTGCAGGGGAAGGACCGATCCCCTGTGTGGGTGCACAAGTGAGCCCCAAGCTTGGACTTGTACATGAATGCAGCTGGACAAAAGCGGCACTGGAAGGGGGGCTCGCCCATGTGTTTCGGAAGGTGTCTGTTCATAGTTGATTTGTCCACGGTCACGTAGGTGCACTGCTGGCAGAAATGAAGTCGGCTTCGTACAGATGCCAGTGAAGAAGACCGTTCCAAGGAGACACAGGACAGGGAGCCTGAAAAGCCATTGAGAGCCCATAAAGCAATGCAAATTATGTGTGACACACTACATGGAACTGCACTACAACAGCAGGCAATACACATGGGCAGCTGTGCATGCAAAATATATTGATGTCCACCTCATCTCACTAAGGCTACTATTGTGCCAATAGGGCACCATCACAACATGTATTATAATAATTCCCATCTGGCTGCGGATAAATTCTATGGTCAACACATGCGAACACAGTGTCCTAGAATCGACTACAAGTTAGTTCTCATTCTATTACTAAGTATATTGCAAACGTTGAAAGTGTCTGAATATGCACAAATCAAAACTAGCCCATTAAACTGCTTACTGAAGTTCTGTTTGCGGAGAAGTATTCACAAAACACTTCACACAAATTACCACTTCCTATCACAACACATcaagcataataaaaaaatatgagtGAATTGTATTTATGTGATGCAATGAGTAAAATTAAAAACATACAATACACATTTATGCACTTTCGCAGCAACTGTttatattgccacttggccgctagttatgGCGAgcacaagccatggctgcccgcgagaatggaagacgatgttctgagCAGCGCCTGCTCTGGTTAGTTGTtgtttattgaagcagccatcttgccagttttcagtgcgtctccctgccggctcagttctttcaagttgaagaccttttgtagcacgtgaagactggtggagctgctgggtaacccccaaccgatgttccaaacgcctccaggtagccctgtacATGCAGTGACAACCCCTGTTCGCTgctcaagccgaagactccgaggactaccACCTGAGAGTGGACCTCTTCAcgagatgacgtctgtcacacccTCGAACGCTatggaaggcgctgcagcctccaacgcacaggaAAGCGCTGCAGCCATGCCTCATACGCTGTGAAAGCCACATGTGCCGAGAGTGTTCCACGGTTCtgtcttggaggatgtcgaagactggctggctcagttcgaacgggtctcggattacaatggttggaccaacttcgacaaaatgaggaacgtgtatttcagctcGGAGGACGACGCTCGTACTTTGTACGAAAATCATGAGCCTTTTCCCTCGTGAAGCGTCTTTCGTCGATActtgctggcaagttgggccaatcccgatctccgtgaacgagccgagcgagcgattcAGTCGCGCCTCCAAATGCCGAACGAAAGTGTCaggatgtacgtcgaggacaagacgagcctctttcgtcgagccgacctcgacatggcagaagaaaagagggtccgtcatttaatgcgaggagtgaagaagaagcttttcgctggcctcgttcgctgtcccccaaagaccgtggcggaACTTTGGACCGAAGCTACAaccatggagcaagtgctgcagcagcgctctattatgtacgaccggcaagtgagtgctGCTTCGTATAGGTCAGATCGGAGGTGCAGCAAGCAACATCAACATCGACTCTCTCGGTgatctcattcgatcggtggtgcgtgatgaactacaaaagattcagtgccagtccTAACCTGCTACAGGGTCTATAtgcagccttgtcagaaacgaagtacgacaggctctccaagtgccACCTTCCAACTATGTCCCCCCTGTCCCGACGGAGCCAAatcgtgcatcatacgcagaagctgtcAGCCGATATACTCCTGCTTCACCGGGCTTCGTTAATCCTATGCCacaggatgcacttccttcgatgcagccaattcagcacttaAAAATCGACAGCCGCTTCCCAGAAAATCCGACGTATGGTGCACACCGGACAGATGACCACTGTGCTATCCC
The sequence above is drawn from the Rhipicephalus microplus isolate Deutch F79 chromosome 3, USDA_Rmic, whole genome shotgun sequence genome and encodes:
- the LOC119162311 gene encoding uncharacterized protein LOC119162311 isoform X1 codes for the protein MTAQSTRKVGIVLRSILTGYTPLKGLLSFFPFMEPALFFIITPFEESSRRAAEVGCREEGAGDNLGWLFSGGTTILYTSKPNHSSERDQDDFVAEEVLKVAPGLACDLGQAVETSPEPACETNDGTEKSVQVQLLMHHEGSQTDEKIIPSSTAMQTEPYTCSSGSLSCVSLERSSSLASVRSRLHFCQQCTYVTVDKSTMNRHLPKHMGEPPFQCRFCPAAFMYKSKLGAHLCTHTGDRSFPCTLCRASFSIKNHLNEHMRVHTREGPFSCVSCSASFVTKCTLIRHIRTHTGERPFSCAHCNASFSLKGLLTDHMRTHTGEHPFSCVYCNASYIQKNSLMRHIRKHTGERPFSCIHCNASFMYRTSILKHILKHTGERPFSCVHCNASFLQKSHLVRHVRKHTGERPFSCVHCNASFAE
- the LOC119162311 gene encoding uncharacterized protein LOC119162311 isoform X2, with protein sequence MRVMGSPIKSAQLRAAVAPSIFVNEQNASEAPKAHLLKRPKDQNLGWLFSGGTTILYTSKPNHSSERDQDDFVAEEVLKVAPGLACDLGQAVETSPEPACETNDGTEKSVQVQLLMHHEGSQTDEKIIPSSTAMQTEPYTCSSGSLSCVSLERSSSLASVRSRLHFCQQCTYVTVDKSTMNRHLPKHMGEPPFQCRFCPAAFMYKSKLGAHLCTHTGDRSFPCTLCRASFSIKNHLNEHMRVHTREGPFSCVSCSASFVTKCTLIRHIRTHTGERPFSCAHCNASFSLKGLLTDHMRTHTGEHPFSCVYCNASYIQKNSLMRHIRKHTGERPFSCIHCNASFMYRTSILKHILKHTGERPFSCVHCNASFLQKSHLVRHVRKHTGERPFSCVHCNASFAE